Genomic window (Polaribacter batillariae):
TATAGACTGAATAAATCATCTGTTGATTTGTGTTTTAAAGAATCTACATTTTGGCAATTATAAATTAAAGAATAAAAAAAACTTAAAAGAATAATTAAGTATTTTTTAAAGCTATTTATTTCCATATCTAATATATTCTGATTTATATTTCCTAAATAAAAAATCATAAAGCATCATTTCATATAAGCGCTGTTTTGATCTGAAACATCTATTAATACTCATGTGTATAAAACTTGCTAATAAATTATTTATTGAAACGTGTAATTTTTCTTCTTTTTCTAGCATCAAAAGCCTTTCCATAATCTCTTTTAATTGAGTTTTTTCTGATAAGTTAAAATTATTTTCGACCAATAATAGGGATTCTAATCTTCTGTATTTAGAACTTAGCTCTTTTCTAATGGTTTTTTCAACATCAAATTCTTCTTTAAATTGTTTTTGCATTCTGTCTAAAAATAAAATGGCGTCATCATCCGTAAAATTAAAAGAATTTATTAGACATTCTAACCACTTAAAGATATTTAAAAAACGATCTTCATCATTTTTAGCGTTTTTTATTACTTCAATAATTAGTTTACTGTCAAAATGAAAAAAAATCTCAGCATTTTCTATAGTATTATTTCCATATCTTTCTAATTCTCTTTGGTAGGTTCCTAGTTGAACGTCCCAAACTTGTTTATTCGTTAGAAATGGGTTCAAAATATTTTTTACAGTTATGAGTACTTTCCCCAAATAATTAATATCTAATAATTTAATTCGAAATCTTAAATGAGGTTCTGGGTCTGAATATCTTATAAAAAACCATTTATCAATTATTTTTTGTGCTATTAAATCTTCTGTTAAAGGTTTTATAACTTCTAATAGAATAATATCTGCAGTTTTTACACCACAATATATTTTGTAATACAACCATTTATCTCCAACAACAAAAGTGCTTTGTATATTATTCATTATTGGCTTGTTTTAATTTTGCCTCATTATAGAAAGAAACTACAAATTGGTTGCAGTAAGAGGCATCTTTTTCATCTTTTATAAATTCATTGTCTAAAAATAAAAATTCTTCTAATATAAACTTTTTTCTATTTTTAATAGTATCTAATAACATTCTAATTGATATTTCACTTTTAAGATCAATCAACAACTTATTATCTCCTTCCACTAACTCCACAAAATCAGGAATTAAGTTTTCCTTTTGCCAAATTTTAATTGATGCTAATAAATTTTTATTTGCAAATAATTTTTGAAATACAGCTACTTCTATATTCCATTTAGCTTTAGAGAAAATCATATTTTCAAATTCTATCCGAGGTAAAAAGGTGTGCTTTTTTAAGATTTCATTCCAACTGAAACCAACACTAGACCTTTTATTTTGTGTTTGTGTGTCACACAAAAATTGATAAATAGGTAAAAGGATTTCCACTATAATTATGGGCATTTCCCAAACGAGGTAAAATTTCTTTATCTAGCTTTTTAGAACGTAAAATAATTGTATCATTTTTTACAGAAACTAAAATATCTTCAATAGATATTTGATATTCTGGTAATACACTAGATTTTCCTAAATATGGGATTTCATATTCTCTAAAACTAGGTCTTTGTAGGATGTTTCCTGTTCTTGCTTCTGGTAAATGTATAATTTCAGCAAGAATTTTATCTGAATTTATAGTCTCTTCTACTTTTGCTATTTTATGAATAGTTTCTGATATTTCCTTATTACACTGTCCAAATCTACCTAATAAATAGGTAGCACTTGCACCACCTATATTCTTTATAAAAATGGTTTCTTTATTTTTTATTTTATAAATTTCAATAATAGAAGACAGAGTCTCTGGTAAATCATGCCAAGAAGTTGGTAATTCTTTAAAGTCTTTTTCTGTAAGTGATATTGTATACGCTCTGTTTTGAGTTACATTCACTAACTTCTTTTGTAAAATAGTATCAACATCTGTCCAAATAACGTGTTTGTATCTTTTATTGTTTCCAATAGAAACTAAACCCTCTAATAAGTTATTACTATCTTCTCTTTTATCTCCATAGCCAATACCTGTTTCTGTATCTAAAGCAAGGTTTAAAGAGACTTCAGATTGTTTAAAACGTTTTAAAAAGTCTCTTTTAAACTGCTCTATATTTTTATTAGCAGTTGGCAAGGTCATTTTATTGAAAAGAATAAATGCTTTTTTTAGTTGTTTCTTAATATCTTTATTTAAAGTATTACTTTTAAATGAAGTAAAAGTATCTGTCTGAAATAGGTATTTAATATCTAAATCTGGAACTAAACTTTTAGCATTAAAAATTATTTCTTTATAATCATCTGTTTGATTCCCTATTTTTAAATCTAAATGATGTAATTGCTGTTGTAAATTAGATAGTTGTTTTTGTATTGTTGATGCTTCAGGTATTTGTTGAATTCGAGTTATTAGACTTTTAAAATAATCTTCTCCAGTAACCGTAATTTCTAATTCTGAAACTAAAATCTGATTGTCAATTAAATCTTCAATAAAACCAATAGCCTCTTCTTTTGTAATTTCATCATCAACTAAAAGATTAGACAATTCTAAAACGGTTTTACCATTCTTAGCTTCCTTTAAAATAGTTTCTAAATATTCTGAGTACACCAAACCTTCTAAAGAATAGCTCCTTCTCTTTTTCTCTAAACTATATTCTACATACCTGTAATGCTCTCCAATTTTGTAAATACTTGTATTAGAATAAAACAAAACGTTTTCTCTAATAATTTTATTTTTTAATAATTCTTGAAATAACTGATTCAAAAAAGTAGTATCAAAGCGAGTAGCTCTTTTATAATTTTGTTTTTTATTTAATTGAATAGTTGTTTCCAAGCCAAATTCTCCTACTCCACAAGAAGCAAATAATCCAAAAGGTGTGCAACGTGCAGAAATGCGAATAAGATATTTTAAGATAGCAAATTGTAATTTTTCAATCTTTTTATTCGCTTTAATTTTTCCTTTTTCCCACTTTACAATTTGATTAAATAATTCTGGGGAAGCAAGATACAATGCTTCTCTAAAAACAGGGTTTAAAACAACCCCTTTTAACTCTTTATCTGAAATTATTCTAAAATTATTCTGAAAACTAATTGGAAATAATGGTGTTCTTACACAGTAATTATTAAATAATTGATATGTTTTTTGTTCTTTTTTTAGCAATTTATCTGTTTTTCTTTAACAAAGATACATAAACTCTAAAAAAAAGCATAATTTATTTTAAGTATTTGATTTAAAGGGTGTAAGGGCGGATTTTAGAAGGCGTTTTTCATAAATAACGAGTCTATATTTATGAATATCGATTCATAACATTTGTATAAGGTAGTTTTCTGTTGTTTGTTTGTAAAATAATTTATTTATGGGAAAATTATTTATGAAAAGAAAAACAATATTAAAAATATTTTTGCGCAAAAATGGTCATAAAACTTTGAGTGACCTAAAAGAAATCTTAGAAAACAATAATTATAATAAATGCATTTAAAATGATAATATTAATACTATATTTAATTGCATTTATTTTTAAACAAATTTAAAATGAAAACATTAGAATTAAATCAAATGGAAACTATCTATGGAAATGGGCAAATGAGAGATTGCATGGTAGATGGTGCATTAGTAACAGCAGGATTATTAACATCATATTTTGGAGGGTGGACTATTGCTCTTATGGGGCTTTCATTTGCAGCAAAAGATGGCTGCTTTGATTAGTAAATTTAATAATAAATAAACTTTAATAACATGAAAAAAATAAAAGGAATATCAATTATAACAATTTGTGCAACAATATTAATTCTTTATTTGTTTACTGATATAATTGAGGAAAATTTATTTTCTAAAATTTTGATATGTGTTTTACCCTTTTTTATGTTAATAGGTTACAAAAACTTTAAAAAAAATGAAAAACTTAAATAACACAAAAATGCAGTCTGTAATAGCAGGCTACTCAGCTTGGGCTTGTTTTACGTCTGTACCTAAACTTATTTTAGATGGAGCTTCTGGCCCATCAGGTGCAGCCTGGATTGGTTACGATATAGCATTAATTAAATGGTGTTGGAACAATTAATTTTTTTTGAAGCCGTAATAAGTTAAACCTTTACGGCTTCAATTAATTATACAATTATGCTTAAATTTAAAAATTATATATTGTTTGCTATAATCATTTTTATTATTGCCTTCATATTGTTTTTGTCTGAGAACATTATCAATACAGATGAGTTTTTTTATAATTCTTATGCCGAAGACTACACCAGAGATCAACTGAATAATTACATTGCTAGAAGAGAGAAATGGTCATGGGTTATTTACGCTATTGTTCCAATAGTTGTTTTAATAAGAACGAGCCTAGTATCAATATGTCTAAATATTGGTGTCTTTATCTACAATACAGAAAATAAAATAAAGTTTAAACATTTTTTTAAAATAGCATTGTTGGGTGAGTTTATTTTAGCTTCAGTTAGTTATTCTAAATTTTTTTATTTCTACTTAATAAAAACTGAATATACTTTATCAGATATAAAGCAATTTTATCCTTTAAGTTATACAAACTTTTTAGATTTAAAGAATATAGAACCTTGGTTAGTTTATCCTTTGCAAACTATTAATTTATTTGAGATAGCCTATTTTTTTGTATTAGTTTACGGTTTGCATAAAATTTTGAAAAATAAATATGCTAAAAGTTTTGAGATTGTTGCAGTAAGTTATGGGTCTGGTTTAGCAATTTGGTTAGGTCTAGTTATGTTTTTAACTTTAAATATGTCTTAAAATGAAAAAGAAGATAAGAATTTTTGTTCTAATACTAATTGCAAGCATTTTTGGGTTTTTAGGTTTTAAGATAAATAGTAAACTAAGCCATAAAAAAGAGGTTACAGCTCGTACTAAAACAATACCAAGTTTTTCTTTTTCAGATACAAAAGGCAATATTTATTCAAATAAAAATTTACCTAATAAATCTGTAATTTTTATTTATTTTAATTCAGGTTGTGATTATTGCCAATCAGAAGCAATAAAAATACAAGAACGGTTAAAAGATTTTAAAGAAGTACAGTTGGTATTTGTTTCTTTTGAAGAACAAGAAGGTATCATTGCATTTGCAAAACAATACAATTTGCATAACAAAGAAAATGTAGTTTTTCTAGAAGATAAACAAGGAGTTTTTTCACAAATATTTGATGTAAATTCTATACCATATATTGTTGTTTATGATAAAGACAAAAACTTTCTTCAAAAATTTAAAGGAGCTACTAAAATAGACAGCATTTTAGCTGTTTTAAAATAGACTTCAGAATATCTTTCAACACTTTACAAGTTAAAGAAACCTTTATATTGAAAAAAGATTGCTTAATTTTTTATGCAATTACGAAAAAAATATGAATCAAAAACTAATAACAAAAACACATATTCTACAGCATGATCAATCAGATTGTGGTGTAGCTTGTTTACTTTCTTTAATACAATATTATGGAGGTAGTAGTTCTTTAGAAAAATTAAGAGAATTAAGTGGTACAACTAAACAAGGTACTACTTTGTTAGGTCTATACCAAACTGCAAATAGCATAGGCTTTACAGCTGAGGGTAATGAAGCAGATATTCAAGCTATAATAGACCATGGAGCTCCAGTAATTTTGCACGTAGTAATAGAAGAAAAACTACAACATTATGTAGTTTGTTATGGTTTTGAAAATGATACATTTATTATTGGAGATCCTGGAAAAGGAATTGTCTATTATTCAAAAGAGGAATTAGATAAAGTTTGGGTATCTAAAAGTTGTTTAACGTTAACGCCTAATAACAACTTTATAAAAGCGACTGAAACTAAAAAATCTAAAAAAGAGTGGTTCCTAAAATTATTAAAAGAAGACAAACAACTTTTAATAATTAGTATTGTTTTAGGTATTGGTATCGCAGTTTTAGGAATGGCAATGTCTGTTTTTTCTCAGAAATTAATAGATGACATTTTACCATCACAAAACACTACAAAATTAGTTTTTGGTATTGGTTTACTTACTTTTTTATTATTAATTAGAGTTGGTTTTTCTACTTTACGTGAGTTAATGTTAATTAGGCAATCTAAAGATTTTAATAATAGAATTATAGATTCTTTTTACTCTTCATTATTACATTTACCAAAACCTTTTTTTGATACTCGTAAAATAGGAGAATTGGTAGCAAGATTAAATGATACTAATAGAGTACAAAAAGTTATAAAACACATTGCTAGCAACTTTATAATAGACATTTTAGTGGTATTGGTTTCATTTGGTTTTTTATTCTTTTATTCTTGGCAAGTTGGTGTAATTGTGTTGGTAAGTTTACCTATTTATTTTTTAATTATTTATCGTTTTAATAGTAAAATTATAAAATCTCAAAAAGAGGTAATGCAGAGTTACGCTTTAAATGAGAGTAATTATATAAGTTCTATGCAAGGTATTGCAACTATTAAAAATTATAATAGGCAATCTTTTTTTCAAAAAGTAAATCAATTAGTTTTTGGAAACTTGCAAAACAAAATTGTAGATCTTGGTAAGATAAATGTTCGTTTATCTCTGTTTGCAGGTATTGCAGGTGTATTATTTTTAATGGCAATTTTGTCATACACTTCTTTGCAAGTGTATAATCAACAAATGCAATTGGGAGAATTAATGGCTATTTTAGGTATCGCAGGCTCTTTGTTACCTTCAATAACCAACTTAGCTTTAATATCGATACCTATTAACGAAGCAAAAATTGCTTTTAATAGAATGTTTGAGTTTACTTCCATAGAAAAAGAAAAACAAGGCGAATTTGTGCTAACATCTTTTGAATCTTTAGAAATTGAAAATCTTTCATTTCGTTTTGCTGGTAGAAGTCAATTATTAAAAGATGTAAATTTATCTATTAAAAAGGGAGAAATTTCGGCTGTAGTTGGGGAAAGTGGAAGTGGAAAAAGTACACTTGGACAAATTTTTCAAAAGTTTTACAATTTTGAAAATGGAAATGTAATTGTTAATAAAAAAACCAATCTTGATGATGTAAAACTAAGTAATTGGAGAAATTTAGTTGGTGTTGTACCACAAGATATTACCATTTTTAATGGTAATGTATTAGATAATATTTTATTAGGACAAGAAGATAAACCCGAAAATGTTGTTGCTTTTTGTCAAGAATATGGCTTTGAAGAATTTATAAAAGATTTTCCACAAGGGTATGCAACTATTTTAGGAGAAGAAGGCGTAAACTTATCTGGTGGTCAAAAACAAATTATTGCGTTAGCTAGAGTTTTATACAAAAAGCCTGAACTTTTAATTTTAGATGAAGCTACTGCAGCAATGGACAGGAAAACTGAAAAATTTAGTATAGAATTAATTTCTAAATTAAAAGAAAACATGGGAGTGCTGTTTATTTCTCATCGTTTAGAAACCTTAAAAAAATACGCAGATAATATCTATGTTTTAGAAGGTGGTAAAACGGTTGTACAAGGAAGCCATAAAGAATTGTTAGAAACTTCTAATTTTTATAGTGATTATTGGAAAGAACTGGTTTAGATGATTTTTAAATAACAATATTTAGTTTTCTATCTTTGTCCAAAAACTAATTATTGCTAATCTATCTTTAAATTCATTTGAAAAAATTTCCACATTATAAACAGTTAGACAGAAAAGATTGTGGTTCAACTTGTTTAAAAATAATAGCTAAACATTTTGGTAAAGTTATTTCTATTCAAGAATTAAGAAAACTTACAGAAACCACAAGAGCTGGTAGTAGTTTGTTAGGTTTAAGTGAAGCTTCAGAAAAAATAGGTTTTAGAAGCTTAGGAATAAAAATATCTGTAGAAAAATTAGAAAAAGCACCTTTACCATGTGTTTTACATTGGAATAAAAACCATTATGTTGTTCTATATAATATTAGAAAAGGTATTTTTTATATTTCAGATCCAGCTCATGGTTTATTACAATATAATAAAGTAGATTTTATAAAAAATTGGATCGGTAACAATGCGAATGAAACAACAGAAGAGGGAGTTGCTTTACTGTTAGAACCCACACCAAAATTTTACAATTCAGAATTTGACACCAAAGAAAAATCTTTAGGTTTTTCTTTCTTGTTTAAATATCTTTTCACCTACAAAAAATTTCTTATTCAGTTAGTAGTAGGTTTATTAGCAGGTAGTTTACTACAACTTATTTTTCCATTTTTAACACAGAGTATTGTAGATGTAGGTATTAATAACCAAGACATTCATTTTATTTATTTAATTCTTTTTGCTCAATTAGCTTTATTTTTAGGAAAAACAGCAATAGAGGTTGTAAGAGGTTGGATATTATTACATTTAAGTACTCGTATTAATATTTCATTGGTTTCAGATTTTTTTATCAAACTAATGAATCTTCCTATTGCTTTTTTTGACACCAGAATGACAGGAGATATTTTACAACGTATTAATGATCATAAGCGTATTGAAAGAATTTTAACCACTTCTTCACTAAACGTATTGTTTTCTATGGTAAATTTAATTGTATTTAGTTTTGTACTTGCCTATTATAATTGGCAAATATTTACCATCTTTTTAGTTGGTAGTATTTTCTATTTTCTTTGGATAACGCTTTTCTTAAAAAAACGAAGAGATTTAGATTACAAACAATTTTCTCAAGTAAGTCAAGAACAATCTAAAGTAATTGAGCTAATAAATGGAATGCAAGAAATTAAGTTGCACAATGCAGAAAAACAAAAACGTTGGTCTTGGGAATATTTGCAAGCAAGGCTATTTAAAATTTCTATAGAAGGTTTGGCTTTAGAGCAATACCAAAATGTAGGATCTGGTTTTATTAACGAACTTAAAAATATTTTAATTACAGTACTATCTGCTAAATTAGTAATTAATGGGGATATTACTTTAGGAATGATGTTAGCAATTACTTACATAGTTGGTCAATTAAATTCTCCTATTGCTCAATTGATAAGCTTTGTAAGAGAGCTACAAGATGCAAAAATTTCTTTAGAGCGTTTGTCTGAAATTCATGAAAAAGAAGATGAAGAACCCATAAATGAAGAACGAATTTCTGAAATTCCTGTAAACTCAAATATTGATCTAAATAAGGTTTCTTTTAGATATATTGGTTCAGATCAATTGGTGTTAAAAGATTTAGATGTAGTAATTCCTTCAAATAAAATTACAGCAATTGTTGGTGTAA
Coding sequences:
- a CDS encoding thiopeptide-type bacteriocin biosynthesis protein, with protein sequence MNNIQSTFVVGDKWLYYKIYCGVKTADIILLEVIKPLTEDLIAQKIIDKWFFIRYSDPEPHLRFRIKLLDINYLGKVLITVKNILNPFLTNKQVWDVQLGTYQRELERYGNNTIENAEIFFHFDSKLIIEVIKNAKNDEDRFLNIFKWLECLINSFNFTDDDAILFLDRMQKQFKEEFDVEKTIRKELSSKYRRLESLLLVENNFNLSEKTQLKEIMERLLMLEKEEKLHVSINNLLASFIHMSINRCFRSKQRLYEMMLYDFLFRKYKSEYIRYGNK
- a CDS encoding lantibiotic dehydratase, whose protein sequence is MPIIIVEILLPIYQFLCDTQTQNKRSSVGFSWNEILKKHTFLPRIEFENMIFSKAKWNIEVAVFQKLFANKNLLASIKIWQKENLIPDFVELVEGDNKLLIDLKSEISIRMLLDTIKNRKKFILEEFLFLDNEFIKDEKDASYCNQFVVSFYNEAKLKQANNE
- a CDS encoding lantibiotic dehydratase family protein, which translates into the protein MLKKEQKTYQLFNNYCVRTPLFPISFQNNFRIISDKELKGVVLNPVFREALYLASPELFNQIVKWEKGKIKANKKIEKLQFAILKYLIRISARCTPFGLFASCGVGEFGLETTIQLNKKQNYKRATRFDTTFLNQLFQELLKNKIIRENVLFYSNTSIYKIGEHYRYVEYSLEKKRRSYSLEGLVYSEYLETILKEAKNGKTVLELSNLLVDDEITKEEAIGFIEDLIDNQILVSELEITVTGEDYFKSLITRIQQIPEASTIQKQLSNLQQQLHHLDLKIGNQTDDYKEIIFNAKSLVPDLDIKYLFQTDTFTSFKSNTLNKDIKKQLKKAFILFNKMTLPTANKNIEQFKRDFLKRFKQSEVSLNLALDTETGIGYGDKREDSNNLLEGLVSIGNNKRYKHVIWTDVDTILQKKLVNVTQNRAYTISLTEKDFKELPTSWHDLPETLSSIIEIYKIKNKETIFIKNIGGASATYLLGRFGQCNKEISETIHKIAKVEETINSDKILAEIIHLPEARTGNILQRPSFREYEIPYLGKSSVLPEYQISIEDILVSVKNDTIILRSKKLDKEILPRLGNAHNYSGNPFTYLSIFV
- a CDS encoding TlpA family protein disulfide reductase, which translates into the protein MKKKIRIFVLILIASIFGFLGFKINSKLSHKKEVTARTKTIPSFSFSDTKGNIYSNKNLPNKSVIFIYFNSGCDYCQSEAIKIQERLKDFKEVQLVFVSFEEQEGIIAFAKQYNLHNKENVVFLEDKQGVFSQIFDVNSIPYIVVYDKDKNFLQKFKGATKIDSILAVLK
- a CDS encoding peptidase domain-containing ABC transporter; amino-acid sequence: MNQKLITKTHILQHDQSDCGVACLLSLIQYYGGSSSLEKLRELSGTTKQGTTLLGLYQTANSIGFTAEGNEADIQAIIDHGAPVILHVVIEEKLQHYVVCYGFENDTFIIGDPGKGIVYYSKEELDKVWVSKSCLTLTPNNNFIKATETKKSKKEWFLKLLKEDKQLLIISIVLGIGIAVLGMAMSVFSQKLIDDILPSQNTTKLVFGIGLLTFLLLIRVGFSTLRELMLIRQSKDFNNRIIDSFYSSLLHLPKPFFDTRKIGELVARLNDTNRVQKVIKHIASNFIIDILVVLVSFGFLFFYSWQVGVIVLVSLPIYFLIIYRFNSKIIKSQKEVMQSYALNESNYISSMQGIATIKNYNRQSFFQKVNQLVFGNLQNKIVDLGKINVRLSLFAGIAGVLFLMAILSYTSLQVYNQQMQLGELMAILGIAGSLLPSITNLALISIPINEAKIAFNRMFEFTSIEKEKQGEFVLTSFESLEIENLSFRFAGRSQLLKDVNLSIKKGEISAVVGESGSGKSTLGQIFQKFYNFENGNVIVNKKTNLDDVKLSNWRNLVGVVPQDITIFNGNVLDNILLGQEDKPENVVAFCQEYGFEEFIKDFPQGYATILGEEGVNLSGGQKQIIALARVLYKKPELLILDEATAAMDRKTEKFSIELISKLKENMGVLFISHRLETLKKYADNIYVLEGGKTVVQGSHKELLETSNFYSDYWKELV
- a CDS encoding peptidase domain-containing ABC transporter, translated to MKKFPHYKQLDRKDCGSTCLKIIAKHFGKVISIQELRKLTETTRAGSSLLGLSEASEKIGFRSLGIKISVEKLEKAPLPCVLHWNKNHYVVLYNIRKGIFYISDPAHGLLQYNKVDFIKNWIGNNANETTEEGVALLLEPTPKFYNSEFDTKEKSLGFSFLFKYLFTYKKFLIQLVVGLLAGSLLQLIFPFLTQSIVDVGINNQDIHFIYLILFAQLALFLGKTAIEVVRGWILLHLSTRINISLVSDFFIKLMNLPIAFFDTRMTGDILQRINDHKRIERILTTSSLNVLFSMVNLIVFSFVLAYYNWQIFTIFLVGSIFYFLWITLFLKKRRDLDYKQFSQVSQEQSKVIELINGMQEIKLHNAEKQKRWSWEYLQARLFKISIEGLALEQYQNVGSGFINELKNILITVLSAKLVINGDITLGMMLAITYIVGQLNSPIAQLISFVRELQDAKISLERLSEIHEKEDEEPINEERISEIPVNSNIDLNKVSFRYIGSDQLVLKDLDVVIPSNKITAIVGVSGSGKTTLMKLLLKFYEPNSGEIEIGNYNLKSISQKTWRNECGVVMQEGYIFSDTIANNIAVGEDYVDKKKLAHAVDVANIQEFIESLPLSYNTKIGMEGVGLSTGQKQRLLIARAVYKNPNYLFFDEATSTLDANNEKVIMEKLHTFFENKTVLVIAHRLSTVKNAHQIVVLDKGKIVEVGNHKSLIEKKGNYYHLVKNQLELGK